One Marinobacter sp. es.048 genomic window, GCGCGGGTAAAGACGAGGAAGGCAGTGAACAGCTGAAGCGTATGCGCCGCTTGCTTGCTACCATGAAGCGCCAACTCCACAGATCCAGAACTCGCACAGGAAAACCCAGTGACTGATATTGCCCAAGACATGCCCTGGCTGCGCCGCGCCTGGCAAACGGTCCAGAGCCGGGTAGCAGAAGACCGCCTACCACACGCGCTCATCCTTGTGGGTGAGCGGGGTGTGGGTAAGCGGGCCTGGGCAGAAGCTGTCGGTGGATTGTTATTGTGTGATCAGCCTCTGAACAGGGATTCGGGTCAGCCGATTGCTTGTGGCCACTGTAAGCAATGTGAGCTGCTGGCCGCTGCCAGCCATCCCGATATCCGGATCTATGCGCCGGAGAAATCCCGTATGGTGAAGGTGGATCAGGTGAGGGCGCTGTCGTCTTTTGCGGTGGCTTCTCCGCAGGTGGCGCATCACAAGGTGGCTATCATCGATCGTGCGGACCAATTAAATATCAATGCGGCCAATGCGTTGCTCAAGACCCTGGAAGAGCCGCTGTCCGACGTGACCCTTATTCTGTTACAGGAAAGTGGGCGCCCGGTCCTGCCTACCATTCGGTCTCGATGCCAGACATTGACTGTTCCGGTGCCTGCTAACGGAGAAGCAAACCAGTGGCTCGCAAGGCGTGTTCGGGATCTTCCCGAAGACGCGCAGCCGTCTGCAGCTGTTCTGGCCAAAGGCCTGATGCTGGCTGGGAACGCGCCGAGACTGGCCCTCGACTATGCAACCGGCGACTTTATCAGTCTGCGTGATACCGCTCTGGAACGCTTCAAGGAATTCATGAAATCCAGAATTCCGGTAGGTGAAGCAGCCAAGGCGTTCAAGTCGATGGGCCTGGAAAATACCCTGTGGTTGTTTGAAACCTGGGCCGCAGATCTGGCCCGCCTGGTAGCCGGCGGCAATGCTCGGGACACCGAAGCGGCGGATATGCTCGGTTTCCTGGCCAGAACCACCCCGGCCTGGCGGGCCCATGAACTGCTCGACATGGTAAAGGATTCAAGGGCAGCGGGCGTTTATAACGCCAGTCCGGAGCTGGAAGCGAGTCGGCTTCTTATCGCCTGGCAAAAGCTGATGCCAGTCAAACGGCCGGCGGTATAGATGGCCGTTGCCTGCAGTATTGCGCCTTTGAGGCCAACAGCTGCTATGATTCCGGAATGAAAGGGATTTTCAGATCCCGCAAAACGTTCAAAACGATCTAAGAGAAAGGTGTCAGTTATGGGGCCCGGATTTGGTGCGCGCAGTGGCATTCTTACCCTGACAATAAAAGACAAGGCAGTACTCTACGCAGCATACATGCCTTACATCCGCCAGGGTGGTCTGTTCATCCCGACCCAGAAACAGTATCAGTTGGGCGACGAGGTTTTCCTGCTTCTGAATCTGATGGATGAGCCGGAAAAAATTCCCGTTGCCGGCAAAGTAATCTGGATAACGCCGAAAGGTGCCCAGGGCAATCGCGCGGCTGGGATCGGTGTCCAGTTTAATGGTGACGACGAAACCGCCCGCACCAAAATCGAATCCTATCTGGCAGGCTCGCTGAGTTCCGATCGCCCAACCCACACGATGTAAAAGCGGGGCCTGCATGAACGATATGGCAATGCCCATGGAAACTCTCGAAGGCCGGGCAGGGGGCAATCCAGCCGTGGAAACCGCTCAGTCGTTTCGGGAATCCGAATGGAAACTCAGGCACATAACCCTGGCAGGTCTCAGTTGGCCAACCGCTCCTGACAAGCAGGAAAACACGCCGATCATTATGCTGCACGGCTGGCTCGATAACAGCCTTACCTTCGTGAAGCTGTCACCGGAGTTGACCAATCTAGGTCCTGTTTATGCGCTTGATTTTGCTGGCCATGGCCAGTCGGGGCACAGGCCTGAGGGGCAGAGTTATCTATTGATGGACTACGTGGCGGATCTGGCGGAGCTCGTTGAACGCTATTTCCAGGAGACCCCGGACGGCAGGGTAAACCTGGTCGGTCACTCACTTGGTGGGATTGTGGGCGCCCTCTATGCGGCTGCATTTCCGGAAAGGGTGAGAAATCTGGTGATGATTGATAGCCTGGGCGCTCTCAGCCGTCCGGCTGGCGAAACCATTCCCCAGCTCCGAAAAGCCATCAAAAAGCGTATTGCCGGCTCTGGCAGGCAGGTGGTCTATCCGGATGTTGCTACTGCAGCGAAAGCCCGTGAAGGCGGACTGAGCCCGCTTAGCCCAGAAACAGCGTTGACGCTGATCCCCCGGAATATGAAACCTGAGGGCGACGGCTACGTCTGGCAGACCGATTCCCGCTTGCGGCACCCGTCACCATTGATGATGACGGAAGAGCAGGTTCTGGCCTCTCTGGAGGCCATCGACACCCGGGTGCTTTTTATCAGAGCCGATCAGGGACTTCTGTCGTACAGAAAGGATCTGGACCAACGTGTTGAAGCTATTGCCAACCTCCAGATAGTGAATGTGCCGGGAGGTCACCATTGCCATCTGGATGGGGAGACCGGCCCGGTTGTAACAGCCATCAGACAATTCCTGGAAAATGAGTAATCGCTTGCTGAAATCACTGTTCGCCCGTTTTATTACCCTGGCTTTCTGTTCCCTGGTGTTGCCTTCCGCTGGTATGGCCGCCCCGGAAGAGTTGCCCCCGCCTTTTCCACAGTCGACTCTTGAGAATACTGTGAGGATCGAGACTTCGGGCCACCTGATCTTGTTCAGCCCGCTCAGGGAGGTTAATAACGAAATCCGGTCCGAAACCATGGCCAGACTCCCGGTGAATGGAGAAGGCAGACTGTACCAGATTGCGCGGGATTCCAGTCGGGAGAGGGCTCGGGATCATTATCTGGGAATCCTGCGGCAGAGAAACGCCCAGATTCTTTTTGACTGCGAAGGTATCCGGTGCGGGCGCAGTAATGTG contains:
- a CDS encoding DNA polymerase III subunit delta', translated to MTDIAQDMPWLRRAWQTVQSRVAEDRLPHALILVGERGVGKRAWAEAVGGLLLCDQPLNRDSGQPIACGHCKQCELLAAASHPDIRIYAPEKSRMVKVDQVRALSSFAVASPQVAHHKVAIIDRADQLNINAANALLKTLEEPLSDVTLILLQESGRPVLPTIRSRCQTLTVPVPANGEANQWLARRVRDLPEDAQPSAAVLAKGLMLAGNAPRLALDYATGDFISLRDTALERFKEFMKSRIPVGEAAKAFKSMGLENTLWLFETWAADLARLVAGGNARDTEAADMLGFLARTTPAWRAHELLDMVKDSRAAGVYNASPELEASRLLIAWQKLMPVKRPAV
- a CDS encoding PilZ domain-containing protein, whose translation is MGPGFGARSGILTLTIKDKAVLYAAYMPYIRQGGLFIPTQKQYQLGDEVFLLLNLMDEPEKIPVAGKVIWITPKGAQGNRAAGIGVQFNGDDETARTKIESYLAGSLSSDRPTHTM
- a CDS encoding alpha/beta fold hydrolase, with translation MNDMAMPMETLEGRAGGNPAVETAQSFRESEWKLRHITLAGLSWPTAPDKQENTPIIMLHGWLDNSLTFVKLSPELTNLGPVYALDFAGHGQSGHRPEGQSYLLMDYVADLAELVERYFQETPDGRVNLVGHSLGGIVGALYAAAFPERVRNLVMIDSLGALSRPAGETIPQLRKAIKKRIAGSGRQVVYPDVATAAKAREGGLSPLSPETALTLIPRNMKPEGDGYVWQTDSRLRHPSPLMMTEEQVLASLEAIDTRVLFIRADQGLLSYRKDLDQRVEAIANLQIVNVPGGHHCHLDGETGPVVTAIRQFLENE